From one Plantibacter flavus genomic stretch:
- the gabT gene encoding 4-aminobutyrate--2-oxoglutarate transaminase, producing the protein MTSSTAAPAPSILGGPSLPQERRLVTAIPGPISEELMARKHAAVASGVGTTMPVFAAGAGGGVLVDVDGNSLIDLGSGIAVTGVGNSNPRVVEAVTRQLQEFTHTCFTITPYDSYVEVAEALNRLTPGDHAKRTALFNSGAEAVENAVKIARSHTKKQAVVAFDHAYHGRTNLTMALTAKSMPYKSGFGPFASEVYRAPLSYPFRDGGLTGPEAAQRAITQIEKQIGADNLAAIIIEPIQGEGGFIVPADGFLPALLDWARANDVVFIADEVQTGFARTGAMFASEHFDIVPDLIITAKGIAGGLPLSAVTGRAEIMDAPHAGGLGGTYGGNPLACVAALAAIEAYEEEDLAASARAIETRIVDRFTAAQTSDPRIGDIRGRGAMMAVEFVDPATGEPDAALTARVAKAAHQAGVIVLTCGTYGNVVRFLPPLTIPLELLDEGLDVVLEALAAN; encoded by the coding sequence ATGACGAGCAGCACCGCAGCCCCCGCGCCCTCCATCCTCGGCGGACCCTCGCTCCCCCAGGAACGTCGCCTCGTCACCGCCATCCCCGGACCGATCTCCGAGGAACTCATGGCCCGGAAACACGCTGCGGTCGCGTCCGGCGTCGGCACGACGATGCCGGTGTTCGCGGCCGGCGCGGGCGGTGGCGTCCTCGTCGACGTCGACGGCAACTCCCTGATCGACCTCGGGTCCGGCATCGCCGTGACCGGTGTGGGCAACAGCAACCCGCGCGTCGTCGAGGCCGTCACCCGACAGCTGCAGGAGTTCACCCACACCTGCTTCACCATCACCCCCTACGACTCCTACGTCGAGGTCGCCGAGGCGCTCAACCGCCTCACCCCCGGCGACCACGCCAAGCGGACGGCACTGTTCAACTCGGGCGCCGAAGCGGTCGAGAACGCGGTGAAGATCGCCCGCAGCCACACGAAGAAGCAGGCGGTCGTCGCCTTCGACCACGCGTACCACGGCCGCACGAACCTGACGATGGCCCTGACGGCGAAGTCCATGCCCTACAAGAGCGGTTTCGGTCCCTTCGCCTCCGAGGTGTACCGCGCACCGCTGTCCTACCCCTTCCGCGACGGCGGGCTCACCGGCCCCGAAGCGGCGCAGCGCGCGATCACCCAGATCGAGAAGCAGATCGGCGCAGACAATCTCGCGGCGATCATCATCGAACCCATCCAGGGCGAGGGCGGCTTCATCGTCCCGGCGGACGGTTTCCTGCCGGCCCTGCTCGACTGGGCCCGCGCGAACGACGTCGTCTTCATCGCCGACGAGGTGCAGACCGGCTTCGCCCGCACGGGTGCGATGTTCGCGTCCGAGCACTTCGACATCGTGCCCGACCTCATCATCACCGCCAAGGGCATCGCGGGGGGCCTGCCACTCTCCGCCGTCACCGGACGCGCGGAGATCATGGACGCCCCGCACGCCGGCGGGCTCGGTGGCACCTACGGTGGCAACCCACTCGCCTGTGTCGCCGCCCTTGCGGCGATCGAAGCGTACGAGGAGGAGGACCTCGCAGCCTCGGCCCGGGCGATCGAAACCCGCATCGTCGACCGCTTCACCGCGGCGCAGACCTCCGACCCCCGCATCGGCGACATCCGCGGGCGCGGCGCCATGATGGCGGTCGAGTTCGTGGACCCGGCCACCGGCGAGCCCGACGCCGCCCTCACGGCACGCGTCGCGAAGGCCGCCCACCAGGCCGGCGTCATCGTCCTGACCTGCGGCACCTACGGCAACGTGGTCCGCTTCCTCCCACCGCTGACCATCCCCCTCGAACTGCTCGACGAAGGACTCGACGTCGTCCTCGAGGCGCTCGCCGCGAACTGA
- the purS gene encoding phosphoribosylformylglycinamidine synthase subunit PurS, producing MPTIVVEVMPKAELLDPQGKAVAGALARLGKSEFTDVRIGKRFELTVDGPITDATRATVQQIADDILSNAVIEDVVAIHYPEGSEA from the coding sequence GTGCCGACCATCGTCGTAGAAGTCATGCCGAAAGCCGAACTGCTGGACCCCCAGGGCAAGGCCGTCGCCGGCGCCCTCGCGCGTCTCGGCAAGAGCGAGTTCACCGATGTCCGCATCGGCAAGCGGTTCGAACTCACGGTCGACGGCCCCATCACCGACGCCACGCGCGCCACGGTGCAGCAGATCGCCGACGACATCCTCTCGAACGCCGTGATCGAGGACGTCGTGGCCATCCACTACCCCGAGGGCTCCGAGGCATGA
- a CDS encoding flavin monoamine oxidase family protein: MSAIERDVVIIGAGASGLTAATKLRAAGLSVAVLEARDRVGGRLWTNHIDGAMLELGGQWVSPDQTALLATLEELGLDTYSRYREGDSVYVDAEGVRTRFTGDIFPVAESTAAEMERLITLLDELVEEVGVTEPWAHARAKEYDRISWSAWLAEQTDDVEARDNIALFIAAAMLTKPSHSFSLLQALLMAASAGSFTHLVEADFILDKRVVGGLQQVPIKLAEALGDDVHLSSPVRRLEWSDTGVSAEADSVTVNARYAIVAVPPNLYSRIDFQPPLPRLSHQMHQHMSLGLVIKVHAVYETPFWREDGLSATAFSPYELVHEAYDNTNHEDPRGTLVGFVSDERADEVFKLSAEERRERILTSLSHYYGEQALSPVVYYESDWGSEEWTRGAYAASFDLGGLSRYGAMQSTPVGPIFWSTSDLAAEGYQHVDGAIRKGADTAEAIIARHQA, translated from the coding sequence ATGAGCGCAATCGAACGCGACGTCGTCATCATCGGCGCCGGGGCCTCCGGGCTCACGGCCGCCACCAAGCTCCGCGCGGCGGGCCTGTCCGTCGCCGTCCTCGAGGCGCGTGACCGCGTCGGTGGTCGCCTCTGGACGAACCATATCGACGGAGCCATGCTCGAGCTGGGCGGCCAGTGGGTCTCCCCCGACCAGACCGCGCTGCTCGCCACACTCGAGGAGCTCGGGCTCGACACCTACTCCCGCTACCGCGAGGGCGACAGCGTCTACGTCGATGCCGAGGGCGTGCGCACCCGCTTCACGGGCGACATCTTCCCCGTCGCCGAGTCGACCGCAGCGGAGATGGAGCGACTCATCACCCTCCTCGACGAGCTCGTGGAGGAGGTCGGCGTCACCGAGCCGTGGGCGCACGCCCGGGCGAAGGAGTACGACCGCATCTCGTGGAGCGCCTGGCTCGCCGAGCAGACGGACGACGTCGAGGCGCGCGACAACATCGCCCTCTTCATCGCCGCCGCGATGCTCACGAAGCCCTCCCACTCCTTCTCGCTCCTGCAGGCGCTCCTCATGGCGGCGTCCGCCGGCAGCTTCACCCACCTCGTCGAGGCCGACTTCATCCTCGACAAGCGCGTCGTCGGCGGCCTGCAGCAGGTCCCGATCAAGCTCGCCGAGGCCCTCGGCGACGACGTCCACCTGTCTTCGCCCGTGCGCCGCCTCGAGTGGTCCGACACCGGCGTCTCGGCCGAGGCGGACAGTGTGACGGTCAACGCGCGGTACGCGATCGTCGCCGTTCCGCCGAACCTCTACTCCCGCATCGACTTCCAGCCGCCGCTGCCGCGCCTCAGCCACCAGATGCACCAGCACATGTCGCTCGGGCTCGTCATCAAGGTCCACGCCGTGTACGAGACGCCGTTCTGGCGCGAGGACGGCCTGTCGGCCACCGCGTTCAGCCCGTACGAGCTCGTCCACGAGGCCTACGACAACACGAACCACGAGGACCCGCGCGGCACGCTCGTCGGGTTCGTCTCGGACGAGCGCGCCGACGAGGTCTTCAAGCTGAGCGCCGAGGAGCGTCGCGAACGGATCCTCACCTCGCTCTCCCACTACTACGGCGAGCAGGCCCTCTCCCCCGTCGTCTACTACGAGAGCGACTGGGGCAGCGAGGAGTGGACGCGAGGCGCGTACGCGGCGAGCTTCGACCTCGGCGGCCTCTCGCGTTACGGCGCCATGCAGTCGACGCCGGTCGGTCCGATCTTCTGGTCGACGAGCGACCTCGCCGCCGAGGGCTACCAGCACGTGGACGGCGCGATCCGCAAGGGCGCCGACACCGCTGAGGCGATCATCGCCCGCCACCAGGCGTAG
- a CDS encoding PucR family transcriptional regulator: MAPTLQDLLDHRALGLKLVVAGTEGALDRQVAWVSGSDLPDPTPFLLADQVLLTTGTQFGTAVSTTQVEAYVARLADAGVAGLGFGTEVITAGTPPELAEACAAHGMPLVEVPYRTPFIAVIRYAADLLTEAARARDAWALGAQRAIAFAALRPNATVAVVTELARSLGAWVVLFDAHATPVAIAGDGPTAAPEAERLLERVAGEATMLLSRGQRSGATLASRTRTVSLQTLGRRGDLRGVLAIAGTDGPLDAAAQSVVTSVVAIAGLTLEQGGALGRAGRSLRTGVWQLLRAGQAAAAREVAEQLGTPLPSGAVRVGVCSGPTDGREALLTELERAETLGPGSLFVAEQDGRPVLLLAAAEGDTETDVDRAVEAVIAAAPARRLGLSRSLALADLPTGIEQAVSAHEHAVSAGEAVVRFGALAAAGMAGLLDPVRAAAVAEELLEPVLRVDREEGSDLVPSLRGWLEANGQWEPAARRLGIHRHTLRNRITRVEQVLGRPLDTFAARAELWLALASLPDGDALRSREAVL; this comes from the coding sequence ATGGCACCGACGCTGCAGGACCTCCTCGACCACCGTGCGCTCGGCCTGAAGCTCGTGGTGGCAGGAACCGAGGGCGCCCTCGACCGGCAGGTCGCCTGGGTCTCCGGGTCGGACCTGCCGGACCCCACGCCCTTCCTCCTCGCCGACCAGGTGCTGCTCACGACGGGCACGCAGTTCGGGACCGCTGTGTCGACGACGCAGGTCGAGGCGTACGTCGCCCGCCTCGCCGACGCCGGTGTCGCCGGACTGGGGTTCGGTACCGAGGTGATCACGGCCGGGACACCGCCGGAACTCGCCGAGGCCTGCGCGGCGCACGGGATGCCGCTCGTCGAGGTCCCGTACCGCACGCCGTTCATCGCCGTCATCCGGTACGCGGCCGACCTCCTCACCGAGGCGGCTCGGGCGAGGGACGCCTGGGCACTGGGCGCCCAGCGCGCGATCGCGTTCGCCGCGCTCCGCCCCAACGCGACGGTCGCCGTCGTCACCGAACTCGCGCGGTCCCTCGGCGCCTGGGTCGTGCTCTTCGACGCGCACGCGACCCCGGTGGCGATCGCGGGCGACGGGCCCACCGCCGCTCCCGAGGCCGAGCGCCTCCTGGAGCGGGTGGCCGGCGAGGCCACCATGCTCCTGAGCCGCGGACAGCGTTCGGGGGCGACGCTCGCGAGCCGCACGCGGACGGTGTCGCTGCAGACCCTCGGCCGACGCGGCGACCTCCGGGGCGTGCTCGCCATCGCCGGGACCGACGGCCCGTTGGACGCCGCGGCCCAGAGCGTCGTGACCTCGGTCGTCGCCATCGCCGGGCTCACCCTCGAGCAGGGCGGCGCACTCGGACGGGCGGGGCGCTCGCTGCGCACCGGTGTCTGGCAGCTGCTCCGCGCCGGACAGGCCGCCGCGGCGCGCGAGGTCGCCGAACAGCTCGGCACGCCGTTGCCGAGCGGAGCTGTTCGTGTCGGCGTCTGCTCCGGGCCGACCGACGGGCGCGAGGCGCTCCTCACCGAGCTGGAACGGGCCGAGACGCTCGGTCCGGGTTCGCTCTTCGTCGCCGAGCAGGACGGACGGCCCGTCCTGCTTCTCGCAGCGGCTGAGGGGGACACCGAGACGGACGTCGATCGGGCGGTCGAGGCGGTGATCGCGGCGGCCCCCGCACGGCGGCTCGGACTCTCCCGATCCCTCGCGCTCGCCGATCTGCCGACGGGGATCGAGCAGGCGGTCTCCGCGCACGAGCACGCCGTCTCCGCAGGCGAGGCCGTCGTGCGGTTCGGGGCGCTCGCCGCGGCAGGGATGGCAGGGTTGCTCGACCCCGTCCGCGCCGCCGCCGTGGCCGAGGAACTGCTCGAGCCCGTGCTCCGCGTCGACCGCGAGGAGGGCTCCGACCTCGTGCCGAGCCTCCGCGGCTGGCTCGAGGCGAACGGCCAGTGGGAGCCCGCCGCGCGGCGACTCGGGATCCATCGACACACGCTCCGCAACCGCATCACCCGGGTGGAACAGGTGCTCGGGCGACCGCTCGACACCTTCGCCGCTCGGGCCGAACTCTGGCTCGCGCTGGCCAGCCTGCCGGACGGGGATGCGTTGCGGTCCCGCGAGGCCGTTCTGTAG
- a CDS encoding universal stress protein: protein MRYIVGYTDTPAGRDALALGIRIARTTGARLDIVLVLANEERPTITPADPGYERFLRETAERWLAEALDAVPADITAKTHLVYDESFAEGLLEASRILEGGLIIIGAARGGLLGRFTLGSVANTLLHSAVVPVALAPVGSRDLLEAQPTGGTVSRITCAIGTRAGAHQLLDAAIVVAKNAVIPLRLVSLVALDQPEGAEHPEATARAESHAAEVLAYATEHLPKDIDVTTEIASGTRIEDAVSNLEWKPAEIVLVGSSRLATPKHLFLGSTAAKMLRELPVPMVVVPRDSVLTLGDPT from the coding sequence ATGAGATACATCGTTGGCTACACCGATACGCCGGCGGGACGCGACGCGCTCGCGCTCGGCATCCGGATCGCTCGGACCACCGGAGCCCGGCTCGACATCGTCCTCGTGCTCGCGAACGAGGAACGCCCGACGATCACCCCGGCCGATCCCGGGTACGAACGGTTCCTCCGTGAGACGGCCGAACGCTGGCTCGCCGAGGCGCTCGACGCGGTCCCAGCCGACATCACCGCCAAGACGCACCTCGTGTACGACGAGTCGTTCGCCGAGGGCCTCTTGGAGGCCTCCCGCATCCTCGAGGGCGGGCTCATCATCATCGGTGCGGCTCGCGGTGGACTCCTCGGGCGGTTCACGCTCGGCAGCGTCGCGAACACGCTCCTGCACTCGGCGGTCGTCCCGGTCGCCCTCGCTCCGGTCGGCAGCCGGGACCTCCTCGAGGCCCAGCCTACCGGCGGCACCGTCAGCCGCATCACCTGCGCGATCGGCACCCGTGCCGGCGCGCACCAGCTGCTCGACGCGGCCATCGTCGTCGCCAAGAACGCGGTCATCCCGCTCCGGCTGGTCTCGCTCGTCGCGCTCGACCAGCCGGAAGGCGCCGAGCACCCCGAGGCGACCGCAAGGGCCGAGTCGCACGCGGCGGAGGTCCTCGCCTACGCGACCGAGCACCTGCCGAAGGACATCGACGTGACCACCGAGATCGCCTCTGGCACCCGTATCGAGGACGCCGTCTCGAACCTCGAGTGGAAGCCCGCGGAGATCGTGCTCGTCGGTTCCAGCCGACTCGCGACCCCGAAGCACCTCTTCCTCGGCTCCACGGCAGCGAAGATGCTGCGTGAGCTCCCCGTACCCATGGTGGTCGTGCCCCGCGACTCCGTGCTGACCCTCGGAGACCCGACATGA
- a CDS encoding APC family permease: MTPPETTPPRDVAHPETTATGALSKKGLGAGTVGLIGAIVIGISCIAPAYTLTGALGPTVAEVGTHVPAIFLVGFIPMLLVAFGYRELNSRMPDSGTSFTWATRAFGPWVGWMAGWGLIAATIVVLSNLAGIAVDFFYLMLSQIFQNPDIAGLTSNPFINVITCLAFMLGATLISYRDMQTTQKLQYVLVGFQLLVMVLFGIVAFAHVAGGDAFDALPISLDWFNPFAVGSFSAFAAGLSLSIFIFWGWDVTLTMSEETKGSSSTPGKAATATVIIIVVLYLFLSVALINYAGVGDGEFGLGNEDIQGNVFFSLAGPILGPLAILVSIAVLSSSAASLQSTFVSPARTLLAMGHYGALSPKFSKVHPKFFTPGYATIVSSVVASVFYAVMRFISEDVLWDTITTLGMMICFYYGLTAFACVWYFRKQWFSSARNFFFQFFSPLVGGLILGVLFFTTIIESADPDYGSGSNIGGVGLVFILGMIIIVAGIVIMLIQAKLRPDFFRNKTLARGIAGDANEADAALPE; the protein is encoded by the coding sequence ATGACTCCTCCCGAAACCACCCCGCCTCGCGACGTCGCCCACCCCGAGACGACCGCGACGGGCGCCCTCTCCAAGAAAGGCCTCGGCGCCGGCACCGTCGGCCTCATCGGTGCGATCGTCATCGGCATCTCGTGCATCGCCCCGGCGTACACCCTGACCGGCGCCCTCGGTCCGACGGTCGCGGAGGTCGGCACCCACGTGCCTGCCATCTTCCTCGTCGGCTTCATCCCGATGCTGCTCGTCGCCTTCGGCTACCGGGAACTCAACAGCCGCATGCCGGACTCCGGCACCTCGTTCACCTGGGCGACGCGAGCGTTCGGCCCGTGGGTCGGTTGGATGGCCGGTTGGGGCCTCATCGCCGCGACCATCGTCGTGCTCTCGAACCTCGCGGGCATCGCGGTCGACTTCTTCTACCTGATGCTGTCGCAGATCTTCCAGAACCCCGACATCGCCGGCCTCACGTCGAACCCGTTCATCAACGTCATCACCTGTCTGGCGTTCATGCTCGGGGCGACGCTCATCTCCTACCGCGACATGCAGACGACGCAGAAGCTGCAGTACGTGCTCGTGGGCTTCCAGTTGCTCGTGATGGTGCTGTTCGGCATCGTCGCCTTCGCGCACGTGGCGGGCGGTGACGCGTTCGACGCCCTCCCGATCTCGCTCGACTGGTTCAACCCGTTCGCCGTCGGGTCGTTCAGCGCCTTCGCCGCAGGCCTCTCGCTCTCCATCTTCATCTTCTGGGGTTGGGACGTCACGCTGACGATGAGCGAGGAGACGAAGGGGTCGAGCTCGACGCCGGGCAAGGCCGCCACCGCGACCGTCATCATCATCGTCGTCCTCTACCTGTTCCTGTCGGTCGCGCTCATCAACTACGCGGGCGTCGGCGACGGCGAGTTCGGTCTCGGCAACGAGGACATCCAGGGCAACGTGTTCTTCTCGCTCGCGGGGCCCATCCTCGGCCCGCTCGCGATCCTCGTGTCGATCGCGGTGCTGTCGTCCTCGGCCGCCTCGCTGCAGTCGACGTTCGTCTCGCCTGCGCGGACCCTGCTCGCGATGGGACACTACGGCGCGCTGTCGCCGAAGTTCTCGAAGGTGCACCCGAAGTTCTTCACGCCCGGTTACGCGACGATCGTCTCGAGTGTCGTCGCGTCGGTGTTCTATGCGGTCATGCGCTTCATCTCCGAGGACGTGCTCTGGGACACGATCACGACCCTCGGCATGATGATCTGCTTCTACTACGGCCTGACGGCGTTCGCGTGCGTCTGGTACTTCCGGAAGCAGTGGTTCTCGAGCGCACGGAACTTCTTCTTCCAGTTCTTCTCCCCGCTCGTCGGCGGTCTCATCCTGGGCGTGCTCTTCTTCACCACGATCATCGAGAGCGCGGACCCCGACTACGGCAGCGGGTCGAACATCGGCGGTGTCGGGCTCGTGTTCATCCTCGGCATGATCATCATCGTGGCGGGCATCGTCATCATGCTCATCCAGGCGAAGCTCCGACCGGACTTCTTCCGCAACAAGACGCTCGCCCGCGGCATCGCCGGCGACGCGAACGAAGCGGACGCCGCCCTCCCGGAATGA
- a CDS encoding NAD-dependent succinate-semialdehyde dehydrogenase has translation MTDARETDLLAKVPNGLFIGGVWRDATEGATLDVSDPSTGDVIKTIADASVADGTAALDAAVAAQDEWAATAPRTRSNILRKAFDLLQERREEFALLMTLEMGKPLAEANGEVTYGGEFLRWFSEEAVRISGRYGSNPEGTGMMTVSQHPVGPCFLITPWNFPLAMATRKIAPALAAGCTVVVKPAELTPLTTLYFVKLLEDAGLPAGVVNVITTSSSSAVSGPIIADPRLRKLSFTGSTAVGQKLIEQSAKNVLRTSMELGGNAPFVVFEDADLDKAVEGAMAAKFRNIGQACTAANRFIVHRDVADEFAKRVTDKVNAFRIGRGTEDGVTIGPLIDDRAVTKAKTLVGDAVERGAEVLTGGEAVDGPGTFFQPTVVTGVVPGSDILREEIFGPVLAIVPFDDEDEAVRLANDTEYGLVSYVFTTDLARGQRMIGRLQTGMMGLNVGVISNAAAPFGGVKQSGIGREGGLEGIHEYLYTKYTMTPIG, from the coding sequence ATGACCGACGCACGTGAAACCGATCTGCTCGCCAAGGTCCCGAACGGCCTGTTCATCGGAGGCGTCTGGCGCGACGCGACGGAGGGCGCGACGCTCGACGTGAGCGACCCGTCCACCGGCGACGTCATCAAGACGATCGCGGACGCCTCGGTCGCCGACGGCACGGCGGCCCTCGACGCCGCGGTCGCAGCCCAGGACGAGTGGGCGGCGACCGCTCCCCGCACCCGCTCCAACATCCTCCGGAAGGCCTTCGACCTCCTGCAGGAGCGTCGCGAGGAGTTCGCCCTCCTCATGACGCTCGAGATGGGCAAGCCGCTCGCCGAGGCGAACGGCGAGGTCACCTACGGTGGTGAGTTCCTCCGCTGGTTCTCCGAGGAGGCCGTCCGCATCTCCGGACGCTACGGGTCGAACCCCGAGGGCACCGGCATGATGACCGTCTCGCAGCACCCCGTCGGCCCGTGCTTCCTCATCACCCCGTGGAACTTCCCCCTCGCGATGGCGACCCGCAAGATCGCCCCGGCGCTCGCAGCCGGCTGCACGGTCGTCGTCAAGCCCGCCGAGCTCACCCCGCTCACGACCCTGTACTTCGTGAAGCTGCTCGAGGACGCCGGGCTCCCCGCCGGCGTCGTGAACGTCATCACCACCTCCAGCTCCTCCGCGGTCTCCGGCCCGATCATCGCCGACCCGCGGCTCCGCAAGCTGAGCTTCACGGGCTCGACGGCCGTCGGTCAGAAGCTCATCGAGCAGTCCGCGAAGAACGTCCTCCGCACCTCCATGGAGCTCGGCGGCAACGCCCCGTTCGTCGTGTTCGAGGACGCCGACCTCGATAAGGCCGTGGAGGGCGCGATGGCCGCCAAGTTCCGCAACATCGGACAGGCGTGCACCGCGGCGAACCGCTTCATCGTCCACCGCGACGTCGCGGATGAGTTCGCGAAGCGCGTCACCGACAAGGTGAACGCGTTCCGCATCGGTCGTGGCACCGAGGACGGCGTGACGATCGGCCCACTCATCGACGACCGCGCGGTCACGAAGGCGAAGACCCTCGTGGGCGACGCCGTCGAGCGCGGCGCCGAGGTCCTCACCGGCGGCGAGGCCGTCGACGGACCGGGCACCTTCTTCCAGCCGACGGTCGTCACCGGGGTCGTACCGGGGTCCGACATCCTCCGTGAGGAGATCTTCGGCCCGGTCCTCGCGATCGTGCCGTTCGACGACGAGGATGAGGCCGTGCGGCTCGCGAACGACACCGAGTACGGGCTCGTCTCCTACGTGTTCACCACCGACCTCGCCCGCGGACAGCGCATGATCGGCCGCCTGCAGACCGGCATGATGGGTCTCAACGTGGGCGTCATCTCGAACGCCGCAGCACCGTTCGGTGGTGTCAAGCAGTCGGGCATCGGACGCGAGGGCGGGCTCGAGGGCATCCACGAGTACCTGTACACGAAGTACACCATGACGCCCATCGGCTGA
- a CDS encoding bifunctional lysylphosphatidylglycerol flippase/synthetase MprF yields MRIRTVVARVPVTIALVLVVLVVGVVGRGLWESTTAQPWWDAVAYGLPAFEAGRWWTPVTGTFLVVEPWAYVFAVIGFAWVGLLEWWRGSKVALITFAAGQLVAVLATAGFLWAASQLPWPWAASLAGMLDVGPSGGTMACFAACVSLFASPWRQRGWIIVASYAAIGVLFIGSLADLEHAFAVLFVLAVNRSFRIQRASVRERRLLAFTTSVALGVVQIVALLVPTNGPFGPTAPAEGPWLDVAIDTVVIIVVANGLRLGRRWAWVLSVVWAILNVLVAVLYLALSPLDPADLPIDWGDTDVFLATSVLWLAFLVYLVATRSAFSSHRRRQLGVGRKQQQDLPSADDARALIRTKGGGSLSWMATWDGMEYFRTSVGLVPYQKHAGVAIVLADPLGPPDHLQASVAEFVQAAERDSLIPCFFSSSQGTKDAMPEGWRDLIIADDTIVDLPGLAFTGKAWSNIRTALNKAEREGMVFRMSTYAAETWGVRQQIRAISEGWVGDKGLPEMRFTLGTLQEADDPEVRLALAISPDGDVDGFLSWLPVFGPDGEHRGWTLDLMRRREEGFGSVMEFLIASSAKVFAEEGAQILSLSGAPLAHRVEDDEGRIAHLLGQLSGILEPVYGFSSLHRFKQKFNPRSEPIYLLYRDEGDLTRIAAALTRAFLPDATLRQFAGAGIDMLKRD; encoded by the coding sequence ATGAGGATCCGAACGGTGGTCGCCCGGGTGCCGGTCACGATCGCCCTGGTGCTGGTCGTCCTCGTCGTGGGTGTCGTCGGGCGTGGCCTCTGGGAGTCGACGACGGCGCAACCGTGGTGGGACGCGGTCGCCTACGGCCTGCCCGCCTTCGAGGCCGGGCGCTGGTGGACTCCCGTCACCGGGACGTTCCTCGTCGTGGAGCCGTGGGCCTACGTGTTCGCGGTGATCGGGTTCGCCTGGGTCGGCCTGCTGGAGTGGTGGCGGGGATCGAAGGTCGCGCTCATCACCTTCGCCGCCGGTCAGCTCGTCGCCGTCCTCGCCACCGCCGGGTTCCTCTGGGCCGCGAGTCAACTGCCCTGGCCGTGGGCGGCGAGCCTCGCCGGGATGCTCGACGTCGGTCCCTCCGGCGGGACGATGGCGTGCTTCGCCGCGTGCGTGTCGCTCTTCGCCTCTCCGTGGCGGCAGCGGGGCTGGATCATCGTCGCGTCCTACGCCGCGATCGGGGTCCTCTTCATCGGGTCGCTCGCGGACCTCGAGCACGCCTTCGCGGTGCTCTTCGTCCTCGCGGTGAACCGTTCCTTCCGCATCCAGCGGGCCAGTGTGCGCGAGCGCCGACTGCTCGCGTTCACGACTAGTGTGGCCCTCGGCGTCGTCCAGATCGTCGCCCTACTCGTGCCGACCAACGGCCCGTTCGGTCCGACCGCTCCGGCGGAGGGCCCGTGGCTCGACGTCGCGATCGACACGGTGGTGATCATCGTGGTCGCCAACGGCCTGCGGCTCGGTCGTCGCTGGGCGTGGGTGCTGAGCGTCGTCTGGGCGATCCTCAACGTCCTGGTCGCGGTCCTGTACCTGGCGCTGTCGCCGCTCGATCCCGCCGACCTCCCGATCGACTGGGGCGACACCGACGTGTTCCTGGCGACGTCGGTGCTCTGGCTCGCCTTCCTGGTCTACCTCGTCGCGACCCGCAGCGCGTTCTCATCCCACCGACGCCGACAGCTCGGCGTCGGGCGCAAGCAGCAGCAGGACCTGCCGTCGGCGGACGACGCCCGCGCGCTCATCCGGACCAAGGGCGGCGGCTCGCTCTCCTGGATGGCCACGTGGGACGGCATGGAGTACTTCCGCACCTCGGTGGGCCTCGTGCCCTACCAGAAGCACGCCGGTGTCGCGATCGTGCTGGCCGACCCGCTCGGCCCACCGGATCACCTGCAGGCGAGCGTCGCGGAGTTCGTCCAGGCGGCCGAGCGCGACTCCCTCATCCCGTGCTTCTTCAGTTCCAGCCAGGGGACGAAGGACGCGATGCCCGAGGGATGGCGCGACCTCATCATCGCGGACGACACGATCGTCGACCTTCCCGGTCTCGCGTTCACCGGCAAGGCCTGGTCGAACATCCGCACGGCGCTCAACAAGGCCGAGCGCGAGGGGATGGTCTTCCGGATGAGCACCTACGCCGCCGAGACGTGGGGCGTCCGACAGCAGATCCGCGCCATCTCCGAGGGCTGGGTCGGCGACAAGGGTCTGCCGGAGATGCGGTTCACCCTCGGGACCCTGCAGGAGGCCGACGACCCCGAGGTCCGTCTGGCACTCGCGATCTCGCCGGACGGCGACGTCGACGGCTTCCTCAGCTGGCTCCCGGTCTTCGGCCCCGACGGCGAGCACCGCGGATGGACGCTCGACCTCATGCGGCGCCGCGAGGAGGGCTTCGGTTCGGTCATGGAGTTCCTCATCGCCTCCTCGGCCAAGGTCTTCGCCGAGGAGGGCGCGCAGATCCTCTCGCTCTCGGGTGCGCCGCTCGCACACCGGGTGGAGGACGACGAGGGCCGCATCGCGCACCTGCTGGGTCAGCTCAGCGGCATCCTGGAGCCCGTGTACGGCTTCTCGTCCCTCCACCGGTTCAAGCAGAAGTTCAACCCGCGATCGGAGCCGATCTACCTCCTGTACCGCGACGAGGGCGACCTCACGCGGATCGCGGCGGCGCTCACCCGTGCGTTCCTGCCGGACGCGACCCTCCGGCAGTTCGCCGGCGCCGGCATCGACATGCTCAAGCGCGACTGA